atcccgcTTAACATTCACAGAGCTGTgggaaaagtaagtgaacccttggatttaataactggtcgattgTCCTTTTGCAGCAATAACGCTCAACCAAGCGTTTGCGGTAGCTGCGagttagacctgcacaacgttcagaattAATTTTGGAGCAAtcttcttaggatgtctggtgtgaacagctctcttgaaaatcattccacagcatctctatttggTTAAGAtttgggctctgactgggccactccataatgtggattacatttttttcttaagCCATTCTGTTGTAAaacttggctggacggccacttctagggagagaaGCCACAgtacatctgtccacagttagaaaaCTTTTCTAGAAATGGAGATGAATATCCAAGTTCTTATTTGTGttccctttccagctttatgcaaagcaacacttttatgatgtcattagcctaggtgttcacatactttttacaacctaaaatgtgaatgtttgaatgatgtatttgaACAAGGACTAttcaataatttgtgttattagttaaaacgtATTGTGTTTGTTCAATATTGTAActaagatgaagatcaaaccagattttaagaaaaatttaTACATGCAGTAAATGTAGGTAATTcctaagggttcacatacttttttttttgccactgtaAATGGGACCCCCCCCCAGCTTTTCAATGTGGTCAGACTTGTAAACTCCACACACTTACCTTACAAAGGAATACATTAATAACACTTCCTACATTTACTTTTGCATTGTATTCCGTGTAACTTTGTAGTAACTTACCACGTGTAATATTCGCATGGaatatttaatgtttataaaTCTGAAAACAGGTACCAGACACGACTTCTTTGACTGTTGACAACtgtaaatatctatttttatgttagtGACCAATTCTGTTCTGTACATTTACATATTTCATAAGAAACATGttgtatttattcaaatattattttcggacatttatatattatattatttacgtAGTAATAAAAAGTGATTATCTAACATCATTGACCAAGGATGTCCATGAAATGTTCCAATCCCACATCAATGCAAGGTAACAGAAGACACAAAGTTTGGGTGTAtggtaaaaattatattatttacagaGATCACATTCATTTCTAATAATTCTTTAACATATTGGATTGTGCATTTAGTATGAATATGAAGCCATTGCAAAATCAATTTAAATCGTAAACTACTGTTAGATTAGTAATAACGGTACTGTACCTAAACAATTGGTGTGCCATTTATAAAAGATTATTAGTTAATGTGATGAGGGCGGCATGGCTGGGCTGTGAGGATGCAAGAGCGgtgctgaattgtcctaatcagccggaagtgccagtttgagagagagagacacaagcagctgctgtgtgtgtgtctgtgtttatgtttaagttcATTAATGTCATTAAAATTATGTTGAATCTTCTGCCAGTTCCAactccttgcccatcctgtgaACCCCGTTACATTGGGGttgaaacccgggaaggaagaGAGATATGCTGTTGTgcagtcctctgacccctggcggatggtaacggctcctccccttcctggcggatggcagcagtTTCTCTGACTCCCGGCTGCGACTCCttcgtcccctggcagatggccgtggctccTCCCTTGGTGGACGGCAGTGGCAAGGAATAtacaacagcgcatccctcctccttcctgggtttcggcaccaatgtaacagggttcagcaaccagcagaacagtcaacataacttttatataaatcaacttaaacaaacattttgtttatcACAGCggcagtgtgtgtgtctctcttgaactggcgcctccggctcatctttatccacCTCGCGggtgattaggacaattcagtgcCGGGCGTGTCCCCGTGTGGCCCcaccacaccctcctcctcgtcacagttagCTACTCACATTGATACAGATGTATAAGGTAGATATCAAGGAGAAACCCAAATCTTCTAGTTATTCTTCAGTATAATAGCCGACTCAAGGTCTGCAATGCCAAGTCTAACCATGAAAGTTGTTTCTGAGCttgtcttctctctctcctttctagTCTAGTCCTTTTAGGTTTGTCCATTATAGCACACATTTGTCTCCCCGGATTTATGAAGTTCAGCTGTTAAAAGAGGTTAAACCCATATTTCATGAAGGGGTATTATCCTGCACCCTAaaagatactatatatatatatatatatatatatatatttattttttttttttttgcaagagaaTTGCTGCAATGAAAGCTTTAAAAGTGTTAGTGAAATCTCATAAATTTTGATGTGGTCTCTTTGGGACACACTGGAATGTTAAATTCTTAAGCCTACATGACTGCAGGATGCTCCACATGCTTTAGTATGTTTGCTAAGTTTAGCAAGTTGTAttattaaatatacatacatttggccacaattaataaaatattgatgATTTCAGCAATAACACAATACAGCTGCTTGTAACCATTTACAaacttgttttgaaaaaaaaattaaaaatcagtaTCAAGAATTACCAAATAACCAATCTTATCAATTCAAACAGCTAAACCTAACGCCCTATCTTTTAAGACTCATAAATCATAAATATTGGAAAACATTTTAGAATTCAGGGGAGAAACCGCATGTGTGACCTCTGAATGATTATAATTTGTAGTAGTGTTGTCATGGTGGCAAAGAAATGGTAATCAGAGTTCATTGTGTTGCAATCCATTTCGGGAAATCTTATTCATCAAGTCCTGCAAGTGTTTCTTCATCTATAAAAGAAGAACAGTGTGACACAGTTTCAATTTTCAACAATCAaagcttgttcaatttacttaattcaaatgaactaaagcaacacaatttaaGAACATTTAGTCACAAATTTTAACCCTTCCTTGAACTGGCTGATCTTTCAGACCCATTTAGAACCATTTTAAAAATGGGTCAAAGACCTCGGAAGGCTTAAATTTGTCAAATGGATGTTTACATGATCAATTTGAGTTGTGACtacataaatactttttatgGTGTTTATGataaaactgggcaggggatttcaatTTTCCAGCATGCTTAGTATGGGACTCGATAGGTGGAGTACATGCATgtaaaaattaagtgttattttatgtgtttttgagtaagATGAATACAAAaggggatacttgttagtgttatgttttgttatgttgagatttagaagactTTCTATTATGTCTGTaatgaggacaggtagatgtcGCACATGAAATTGATTGCTCCCTTCGTTGAGCAAATGCTGTACTTACCGTAACAaagttactaaactacactcaATAGTGCTTACAACCAGCATGTAATTAAGCATACTAACATTCTCTTTCACTAGTTACTACATGAAGgaataaaagagatttatttgagttacactgacacattttattttgttgggTTTtcccaattcaactaggttctttctacagaaaGGGTTTgcgttgagattacatagtagaggttgaccgatatatcggattTACTGATTAATCGGACCAGTAGTTCGTTTTTAAATATCGGCTTTCAGAAAATACAACTCCAGTAGTTTTCGTTcgttatttttggtttaatttctgTGTCTGGCGCTGGAGGTTTCTACAGTCTAAACTCCTTGCTTTAACAATAAAACAGCACTCTCTAGATGTTGAATAAAAAGCAATTACTGACTCGTAATTAGCAACGTGACTAGACTATTTATAGAGGATGCTTCAAAAGTGAGTTTGAAACATCGACAGAGAAAAGCCAAGGTACGTATACAATACACATTCTAATTATTGTCATAGTACAATAAATCAGTCATCTGAGACAACCAAAGGTGGTttgataattaatttgtttttaactaATCATTGCACTGGAGAATCGCATTTCAGACAAGGTggagaggacgctaacattatCTGTTCGAATGGTTAGAACAAGGTTACAACAAGTCCAGGATGAAAACTGCCAACCTTTTATCATAATACgctgttttgaataaaaaaatcacttatgAATTTATGCAGAACCattgagtttttttttccagGGTTGAGGGGTGTCCAATATGTTCCAGTCAGGTTATAAACATGAACACTCCAAAGAGGTTTTGTTGCAAAGCAGATTTACAAGATAATTATCAGTAGTATATCAGTCATTAATGCCAACTTTATATGAATATGCTGCTGAGTTTTTGCTTTTGCTCGGCTGTTCACTTGCTTCAGAAGACCAAGCACTAGCATATTACATTGTGTGAATGCACGTGAACAGTtttacatttgatatttttttgaTTAGAAAGTTTCCAAAACTTCTCCGTTCTAACAAAATGAACTTCTGTCCAAGCTTCCTTATTTTACGACATAGTTATGTACAAAAAACATAAGGGCATGGTAAAATATATACATcagaaatattaatttgatattgTATTATATAACTATGTGCCATCTAATGAATGGGTTCATGTGAGGGCACATTTAATATATACGATGGCATTCTAAAATTACCTTTAAAAAGACAAGACTTgagttgattttattttatagttattattatcatCCCTTTTTATCTCTCCCTTTCTTGTAcatcattaatatatttaatatgacaATAATATgacaatacagtaataaatattGTCAGTAGTGAAGCATACATCAACTATCTAGCTTTGTAAGGCAGTGTTTTATATTACTTCTTAACATACTCATTTGACctgtaatattttcattaatttcagatGGTAAAGGCTTTAAAGAAGATACCAGTGTGGAAGAAAGTGATACTtactaaagttcagcactattttacattgagtgtaaagttttcattcatattatatacattttaaacctaTCATCCGATTAATTGGCTATCTGCATGTTTTCCCACCTTAGTTATCTGTAAAACCCACTATCGGCCGACCTcaattacatagtaattttaagtaatgaaaactaatttcaaacatgtggaaccaatgtccatgattgaatcaagttcagccaaagagtgaATGTaggtttataaaaatgtaatgactAAAATGTTGTATTACTTGCTCAAAAGAAAGATGACTACTGTTAAAATGTGAGTACTGTTATTCTAAAACCCAGTTAGAGCCTCTACCTTGTATCCCATATCTCGTGCTTTCTCAGCAAGAGTGTTGTATTTCTCTTTGTTTCTCATTATGTGTTCTTTGTCACCCAATGCTTCAACATGCTTCAGTTTCTGATGTGACAGTTCCAGCTGCTCCTGGTAGTGCTGATGCTTTTCCACCTTTGTTTCAAAGTGTCCAAGTTCCTCCTAAATTAAAGATTAAAAGAATTACAACTGCGAGTCAACCAGCTACTGTCATGCCAATGTTTTGAGAATAGACTATTAGATACAATTTTTCTTTACTTCTCtgtgtttatttttgcatatatattaaatgtaagtcaAGCTTACTTTAAGAGAGCTAAGTTCGTCCTCAGTAAGATTAGATCTTTTCGCCATCTCCCAAAGCTCTATGACTCGTGGCTCCTTAAATTCTGCCATAGGCAAAGACATGAAAAAGAGAGATAAGCTCTTCCATCATACATCAGAAAATCATGAGGCAATTAATTTATGAAACATAGATTCAATCTTAGCAAAGGTACGGACCGCTGTCAGCACTGTAACCCTCATGGGTGATCTTGCGGAGCCGTTCAAAGCCCTGGTTAAGGTTTCTCATTCTCTGCTTCAGATCTGAATGTTTCTGATGGAGAACATATTCCTTCCCTTCACCCTCCAGAGGGGTGATCACATTCTTATGGATCTCTGAGAGAAAGAATGGTGCAAGAGAGAGATGTATTTATCCTGTTCTGAGATTTTGAGGCAAAGATTATGAGAATCTGAACAGGAGGTTCAAATTATAACAGTCCCTTTCTCAATTACTGACAAAACATCTATAAAAGGCCAACCTGAAAGCATTTATGTAAAGTGTCATACAGAAACTCTCATTGCCACTGACAAAGATAACAATCAGTAAAAAGGGATCCTGACACATTTTAGGATATTTTTACTCCTGACCCTAAGTACTAGTTTAGGTCCTGATGTTATAACCACTCTTTGAGCTCCTAAAGAGCAACAGTTTTACAGCAGCCTTGGTTCTGGAATTTTGACAATTAATTTTCTCTATAGGGATTTTACAGAAAATCTCCAATAAATAGTTCTTAGCCTCGAACCAAACAAACCATCTCAgagattaatcacaaataaaaattgTTGAAACAAAacagtacttaaaaaaaaaaaaagtttaatgctttatgctgttttgttgttgttgtttttttttgcctgaTCCTCATATCTCTGATTGCTCATTGGTGGATCACACTTCAGAATtctgggtagtgtagttcttcaccaggaattcagcAATTACACAGCTTTTTAAAAACCAATCTTGGAGATTATGGTCTGACTTAAGGTCTATTATGTATATGTTactgctaaaataaataaataaataatcgctTTAGGATTGTTACTTCTGGAACCATACTGTTGCTTTCTATTATCTTAGCACCACCAAACTTTTACCTTCGGTCCGGCTGACAGTATCCATGACAATGTTGTACTCATTAATCTTGTCTTTATGGTGCAGGAATTCTCTCTGCAGGCTCTGGAGTTCCTCTTCAGAAAACTTTCCAGACGTTTTGGCCTGACGATCAAAGGTCATAGAGAATATTTAAGCAAAGTTAGCTATGAGAGCAAGTGCTGTGCTTGTAAACCTGCAAATGAGTTACAAACATTACAAAACAACTTTAACGTAGAACATTCACACTCCAGTAGTTGCTCACATCGATTTCTCTGGACACATGTAGCTCACCTTGTTCCACAGCTTGTCCAATCTGGGGTCATCAAATGTATCTCCCTCTTTAACATCATGATCCTTTAATCTATTGCTGTCCAACGTCCGTGTGTCTTTTTTCCCATCCATTCCATACTTTGCCAAAATAACTGCACAAGCACATTAAGTTCTCTATTTGTTATATGTATATTAAAGTAACTTTAGTCACCACTTTGCTTTACATCATAAAGATAACAACATTTCCCTTTAAAGATGAGGCTGTCATTGTACCTTTCAGCTATCCTATTATGCAGATTTTAAGGTATAATAAATATAAACCTGATGAAatgcactgcctggccaaaataaagtcaccgtttggatttaaataagcagatacataAGAGCCTGTGTTTgaataattattgcagtgattaatgtttCAGCTGGTAAccattattttaaccctaactgatgcagtgtgtagcttctcatttcttaaacaaccatgtcggaagacatatCATGTGGTCgttgaaaagatgttactgtgtttcagaagaggCACATTATTGGCCTGCATTAAGGTGATTGCTGAAAtgactggaattgggttaagaactgtccaatgcattattaaaacctggaagggtagtggtgaaccatcagcttcacgaaagaaatgtggtcggaaaaacATCTTGAATTATCTC
This DNA window, taken from Xyrauchen texanus isolate HMW12.3.18 chromosome 5, RBS_HiC_50CHRs, whole genome shotgun sequence, encodes the following:
- the lrpap1 gene encoding alpha-2-macroglobulin receptor-associated protein translates to MKMHHIILISFFIMGAIAGKYSKEINEQKASEGNSQVEFRIAKLNQVWEKAIRMQLAPVRLSELHSDLKIQEKDELQWKKLKGEGLDEDGEREAKLRRNFNIILAKYGMDGKKDTRTLDSNRLKDHDVKEGDTFDDPRLDKLWNKAKTSGKFSEEELQSLQREFLHHKDKINEYNIVMDTVSRTEEIHKNVITPLEGEGKEYVLHQKHSDLKQRMRNLNQGFERLRKITHEGYSADSEFKEPRVIELWEMAKRSNLTEDELSSLKEELGHFETKVEKHQHYQEQLELSHQKLKHVEALGDKEHIMRNKEKYNTLAEKARDMGYKMKKHLQDLMNKISRNGLQHNEL